The Geothermobacter ehrlichii genome has a segment encoding these proteins:
- the cooS gene encoding anaerobic carbon-monoxide dehydrogenase catalytic subunit, whose protein sequence is MSHQKTIDASANELLEVAKKEGIETVWDRYEAMKPHCGFGELGVCCRLCWKGPCRIDPFGNGPQRGVCGADAHTIVARNLIRMMAAGAAAHSEHGRHIALCLLEVADDHAPAYSIKDKDKLRRIAERLHLAPEGKDIKQIAREVATATLDDFSRQQASIPCNWAKETMTEERVDRLVQLGVMPHNIDAVVTQIMGRTHVGCDADPVNLLLGGIKGALADYTGMYMATELSDALFGTPQPVISSANLGVLKEDAVNIALHGHNPLLSEVVCDVAIGMNEEAKKAGAKEGINIVGICCTGNEVMMRHNIPLATNYLSQELALVTGAVDALVVDVQCIMPSVAKISECYHTEVITTMAENKIPGATHIQFQEKTALEDARKTVELAIEAFKKRGSSPVHIPNHKQTAIAGFSAEALIGALSKLNAEDPLKPIIDNIVDGSIQGIALFVGCGNPRATQDNNFMTIAKELARNNVMILATGCASGAFAKNGLMTQEATEAYAGDGLKGVLTAVGQAAGLEGPLPLVLHMGSCVDTTRAANVAVAIADKLGVDLDKLPLVASAPEAMSEKAVAIGTWSVALGLPTHIGITPQITGSSEVVKFLTETAKEALGGYFIVETDPVKAADKLFDVIKERRQGLGI, encoded by the coding sequence ATGAGCCATCAGAAAACCATCGATGCTTCCGCCAATGAGTTGCTTGAGGTCGCCAAGAAAGAGGGCATTGAAACGGTCTGGGATCGCTATGAAGCGATGAAGCCCCATTGCGGATTCGGCGAGCTGGGTGTCTGCTGTCGCCTCTGCTGGAAGGGGCCCTGCCGCATCGATCCCTTTGGTAATGGACCGCAAAGAGGGGTCTGCGGCGCTGATGCTCATACCATCGTGGCCCGGAACCTGATCCGGATGATGGCCGCCGGGGCTGCGGCCCACTCCGAGCATGGCCGCCATATCGCTCTGTGCCTGCTGGAGGTCGCCGACGACCACGCTCCGGCCTACAGCATCAAGGACAAAGATAAACTCAGGAGGATCGCCGAACGCCTCCATCTCGCCCCTGAGGGTAAGGATATCAAGCAGATCGCCAGGGAGGTCGCCACAGCGACCCTGGACGATTTCTCGCGCCAGCAGGCCTCCATCCCCTGCAACTGGGCCAAGGAAACCATGACCGAAGAGCGCGTCGACAGATTGGTCCAGCTCGGGGTCATGCCGCATAACATCGATGCTGTTGTCACCCAGATCATGGGACGTACCCACGTCGGCTGCGATGCCGACCCGGTCAACCTCCTGCTCGGCGGAATCAAGGGGGCCCTCGCCGACTATACCGGCATGTATATGGCTACCGAGCTCTCCGATGCCCTCTTCGGCACGCCCCAGCCGGTCATCAGCTCGGCGAACCTCGGGGTGCTGAAGGAGGATGCGGTCAATATCGCCTTGCACGGGCACAATCCTCTGCTGAGCGAAGTCGTCTGCGACGTGGCCATCGGCATGAACGAAGAGGCGAAGAAGGCCGGTGCCAAGGAAGGGATCAATATCGTCGGCATCTGCTGTACCGGTAACGAGGTCATGATGCGCCACAACATCCCCCTGGCGACCAACTACCTCTCCCAGGAGCTCGCCCTGGTCACCGGTGCCGTCGACGCCCTGGTGGTCGATGTGCAGTGCATCATGCCTTCGGTGGCCAAGATCAGCGAGTGTTACCACACCGAGGTCATCACCACCATGGCCGAGAACAAGATCCCCGGCGCAACTCATATCCAGTTCCAGGAAAAAACCGCCCTCGAAGATGCGCGGAAAACTGTCGAACTGGCCATCGAAGCATTTAAGAAGCGGGGCTCCAGTCCGGTCCATATTCCGAACCACAAGCAGACCGCCATTGCCGGATTCAGCGCCGAAGCCCTCATCGGGGCCCTGAGCAAGCTCAACGCCGAGGATCCCCTGAAACCGATCATCGACAACATCGTCGACGGCAGCATCCAGGGCATTGCCCTCTTCGTGGGCTGTGGCAATCCGCGGGCAACCCAGGACAACAACTTCATGACCATCGCCAAGGAGCTGGCGCGGAACAACGTCATGATCTTGGCCACCGGCTGCGCCTCCGGGGCCTTCGCCAAGAACGGTCTAATGACCCAGGAGGCCACTGAAGCCTACGCCGGGGACGGGCTCAAAGGGGTCCTGACCGCCGTCGGCCAGGCCGCCGGCCTCGAAGGCCCCCTGCCGCTGGTGCTGCACATGGGATCCTGCGTCGATACCACCAGGGCGGCCAATGTCGCCGTGGCCATAGCCGACAAGCTGGGAGTCGACCTGGACAAGCTGCCCTTGGTCGCTTCGGCCCCCGAGGCGATGTCCGAGAAGGCGGTGGCCATCGGCACCTGGAGCGTCGCTCTGGGCCTTCCGACCCACATCGGAATCACCCCTCAGATCACGGGTTCGAGCGAAGTCGTGAAGTTTCTGACCGAAACGGCGAAGGAGGCCCTGGGCGGTTACTTCATCGTCGAAACCGATCCTGTGAAGGCTGCGGACAAGTTGTTTGATGTGATCAAGGAAAGACGTCAGGGATTAGGAATCTGA